A genomic region of Microlunatus sagamiharensis contains the following coding sequences:
- a CDS encoding glycosyltransferase family 39 protein, giving the protein MTSLQQRVDSGPASVEDGGVELPKARRRGLAVVVGSVLVMLAVGAWGLDRGSMWLDEAATWTVATRPVHQIRAVLDHIDVVHGFYYLAMHVWLSLGGGEVWMRVPSVLGMGVAAGATAALGVRLAGPRTGLLAGLLLAGWPLVSYYAQEGRSFALVTGAVLLGTWCLVQALTTQKRAWWWAYTGSVVVAALLHEFAVLAVVAHGVTMLLVRPGWRAWRAFVVAGLVCAVCVAPLAWTSQEQSGQVSYMTSPTWDTLVDLTEKFLSTSLWLSLVLLGLATVGTVAAVRGARRQGGVGLAAVALPLLLVPVALLLGASLVHPLFQVRYVLFSVVGLPLLTARGVEALAGAAGRATGRAVVGSVVAAVLVLGVSVAQLPALRHERTTDSRSQDFAGAAAVVKAGARPGDGVVFLPLTYRLGAMAYTDAYAGLDDLALKKSAVQAANLRGTSHTPDQIRKELGTKDRVWVVGTKNLRVRSTDKVGAAEMAVLHEQFTEERLFPAPGVAVRSLEVHLFVRKGAR; this is encoded by the coding sequence GTGACCTCCCTCCAGCAGCGCGTCGACAGCGGACCGGCCTCCGTCGAGGACGGCGGCGTCGAGCTGCCGAAGGCTCGGCGGCGCGGACTGGCCGTCGTCGTCGGCTCGGTCCTGGTGATGCTGGCCGTCGGGGCCTGGGGCCTCGACCGCGGGTCGATGTGGCTCGACGAGGCGGCCACCTGGACCGTCGCCACCCGCCCGGTCCACCAGATCCGGGCCGTGCTCGACCACATCGACGTCGTCCACGGCTTCTACTACCTCGCGATGCACGTCTGGTTGTCCCTCGGCGGCGGCGAGGTCTGGATGCGCGTCCCGTCCGTGCTGGGGATGGGCGTCGCCGCCGGGGCGACGGCCGCCCTCGGCGTGCGGCTCGCCGGACCCCGCACGGGACTCCTCGCCGGCCTCCTGCTCGCCGGCTGGCCGCTCGTCTCCTACTACGCGCAGGAGGGGCGCTCGTTCGCCCTCGTGACCGGGGCCGTCCTGCTCGGCACCTGGTGCCTGGTCCAGGCCCTCACCACCCAGAAGCGCGCGTGGTGGTGGGCGTACACGGGCTCGGTCGTCGTCGCGGCGCTGCTGCACGAGTTCGCGGTGCTGGCCGTGGTCGCCCACGGCGTGACGATGCTGCTGGTCCGGCCGGGGTGGCGCGCGTGGCGGGCCTTCGTCGTCGCCGGGCTGGTCTGCGCCGTCTGCGTCGCGCCGCTCGCCTGGACGTCGCAGGAGCAGTCAGGCCAGGTCAGCTACATGACCTCGCCGACGTGGGACACCCTCGTGGACCTCACGGAGAAGTTCCTCTCGACCAGCCTCTGGCTCTCCCTCGTGCTGCTGGGCCTCGCGACGGTCGGCACCGTCGCGGCCGTCCGCGGCGCGCGACGCCAGGGTGGCGTCGGGCTCGCCGCCGTCGCCCTGCCCCTGCTGCTGGTCCCCGTCGCGCTCCTGCTCGGCGCCTCGCTGGTGCACCCGCTGTTCCAGGTCCGCTACGTCCTGTTCTCCGTCGTCGGGCTGCCGCTCCTCACCGCCCGCGGGGTCGAGGCGCTGGCGGGCGCCGCGGGGCGGGCGACCGGGCGAGCCGTCGTCGGGTCGGTCGTCGCCGCGGTGCTCGTCCTGGGCGTCTCCGTCGCCCAGCTGCCGGCGCTGCGCCACGAGCGCACGACGGACTCCCGCTCGCAGGACTTCGCCGGCGCGGCCGCCGTGGTCAAGGCCGGCGCCCGGCCCGGGGACGGCGTGGTCTTCCTCCCGCTGACCTACCGGCTCGGCGCCATGGCCTACACCGACGCGTACGCCGGTCTCGACGACCTCGCGCTCAAGAAGTCGGCCGTGCAGGCCGCGAACCTCCGCGGCACCAGCCACACCCCCGACCAGATCCGCAAGGAGCTGGGCACGAAGGACCGGGTGTGGGTCGTCGGCACCAAGAACCTCCGGGTGCGGAGCACCGACAAGGTCGGGGCGGCCGAGATGGCCGTGCTCCACGAGCAGTTCACCGAGGAGCGGCTCTTCCCCGCTCCCGGCGTCGCCGTGCGCAGCCTGGAGGTCCACCTCTTCGTCCGCAAGGGCGCCCGCTGA
- a CDS encoding class I SAM-dependent methyltransferase produces the protein MTGTVAASPGSTSLLRRLETALAPDGGVAGRRALVAAVAAAVVVPALLVVLNVLLVPVTGAWFVGLVAGLVLDLLAGTFALGVVSHRLTMRKLREQQRAVRSVELRTRAVEERAAHVESALYPDGARRPVTASLATPQDLAAASRSLGDRLQATQNLFALVSPRGPVPPLTGFVASPDVLLLLVQKFLTLRPFLTLECGSGTSTLFLALAAQQHGVEGRIVSLESDLAYAEGTRALLAEHGVAHLAEVRHAPLAPTGLPDHDAPWYDRAALEDLHDVGLAFVDGPPGKTGPQARYPFVPLLADRLAPRCVIVMDDANRREERGVTERWLPRLEGFSHRFLELTRGAGLFERGL, from the coding sequence ATGACCGGCACTGTCGCAGCCAGCCCGGGCAGCACCAGCCTCCTGCGGCGTCTGGAGACCGCGCTGGCCCCGGACGGCGGCGTCGCCGGCCGGCGGGCCCTCGTCGCCGCCGTGGCCGCGGCCGTGGTCGTCCCCGCGCTGCTCGTCGTGCTCAACGTTCTCCTCGTCCCGGTCACCGGGGCCTGGTTCGTCGGCCTGGTCGCCGGCCTCGTGCTCGACCTCCTCGCCGGCACGTTCGCCCTCGGCGTGGTGTCGCACCGGCTGACCATGCGCAAGCTCCGCGAGCAGCAGCGGGCCGTCCGCTCGGTCGAGCTGCGCACCCGTGCGGTGGAGGAGCGGGCCGCGCACGTCGAGAGCGCGCTCTACCCCGACGGCGCCCGGCGTCCGGTAACCGCCTCGCTGGCGACGCCGCAGGACCTGGCCGCCGCCAGTCGCAGCCTCGGCGACCGGCTGCAGGCCACGCAGAACCTCTTCGCCCTCGTGAGCCCGCGCGGCCCGGTGCCCCCGCTCACCGGCTTCGTCGCGTCACCGGACGTCCTGCTGCTGCTCGTGCAGAAGTTCCTCACGCTGCGGCCCTTCCTGACGCTCGAGTGCGGCAGCGGCACCTCGACGCTGTTCCTCGCCCTGGCCGCGCAGCAGCACGGCGTCGAGGGCCGCATCGTGTCGCTGGAGAGCGACCTCGCCTACGCCGAGGGCACGCGGGCGCTGCTCGCCGAGCACGGCGTGGCCCACCTGGCGGAGGTCCGGCACGCGCCGCTGGCCCCTACCGGTCTGCCCGACCACGACGCGCCCTGGTACGACCGGGCCGCGCTCGAGGACCTCCACGACGTCGGGCTCGCGTTCGTCGACGGCCCGCCCGGGAAGACGGGCCCGCAGGCCCGCTACCCCTTCGTCCCGCTGCTGGCCGACCGCCTCGCGCCGCGCTGCGTGATCGTCATGGACGACGCGAACCGCCGCGAGGAGCGTGGCGTCACCGAGCGCTGGCTGCCCCGCCTGGAGGGCTTCAGCCACCGCTTCCTCGAGCTGACCCGCGGCGCGGGCCTCTTCGAGCGGGGTCTCTGA
- a CDS encoding esterase-like activity of phytase family protein: MVTTPTLQARATLSADYSAPGPDSGALATPNGPVNGRTGPFRGQVVPGFSGVVANGDGTFWAMPDNGFGSKANSADFLLRVYEVAPDFETGRRGGGSGTIDVERFISLRDPDHKIKTKIVNEDTTDRLLTGADFDIESIVRQPDGTFWIGEEFGPYLLHVSKSGKLLSAPVPFVGGKSPDNPTLAAGETPAIGSSRGFEAMAGSKDGRYLYPILEGALNADADKRRRLVYEFDTKKQRYTGTTWAYETDTDANFVGDAHLVGPKKLVVLERDNFDGAQAVTKRVYDVDLNRRENGFARKRLKVDLLQIANPERIGTTTSPGAYGVGANFSFAFQSTETVVPLSGGRYLFANDNNYPGNAARYPGRPDDTEMIIVGFPKVRTDAPANRLIGHRGASGYRPEHTLASYELAIRQCADYIEPDVVPTKDGKLVARHEPNITDTTDVSTHPEFADRKTTKTIDGSTQTGWFTEDFTLAELRTLRTKERLPQLRTDNTAFDGLYPIPTLDEVFDLALHSRTCAGKPVGVAPETKHPTYFASIGLPTDAALLKELKAHGWTKKSDPVVIQSFETTNLKSLAKKSRLPLIQLVDCSGAPYDLKAAGEATTYADLVTPAGLRGIKRYADQVALCKDRMIPRDADGRLLAPTTAISDAHRVGLRVTGWTFRRENQFLPLQFRSSTVAAEVGDLDGEINAFLDAGMDDFFTDNPDVGQEARS; the protein is encoded by the coding sequence GTGGTCACCACTCCCACGCTGCAGGCGAGGGCGACGCTCTCGGCCGACTACTCGGCCCCGGGCCCGGACTCGGGCGCGCTCGCCACGCCGAACGGCCCGGTCAACGGCCGCACCGGCCCCTTCCGCGGGCAGGTCGTGCCGGGCTTCTCGGGCGTCGTCGCGAACGGGGACGGGACCTTCTGGGCGATGCCCGACAACGGGTTCGGCTCCAAGGCCAACTCGGCCGACTTCCTGCTGCGGGTCTACGAGGTCGCCCCCGACTTCGAGACCGGCCGCCGTGGGGGCGGGTCGGGCACGATCGACGTCGAGCGGTTCATCTCGCTGCGCGACCCCGACCACAAGATCAAGACCAAGATCGTCAACGAGGACACCACCGACCGGCTGCTGACCGGCGCCGACTTCGACATCGAGTCGATCGTGCGCCAGCCCGACGGCACCTTCTGGATCGGCGAGGAGTTCGGGCCCTACCTGCTGCACGTCAGCAAGAGCGGCAAGCTCCTGTCCGCGCCGGTGCCCTTCGTCGGCGGCAAGTCGCCCGACAACCCGACGCTCGCCGCGGGGGAGACCCCGGCGATCGGCAGCAGCCGCGGCTTCGAGGCGATGGCCGGCTCGAAGGACGGGCGCTACCTCTACCCGATCCTCGAGGGCGCGCTGAACGCCGACGCCGACAAGCGGCGCCGCCTGGTCTACGAGTTCGACACCAAGAAGCAGCGCTACACCGGCACGACCTGGGCGTACGAGACCGACACCGACGCGAACTTCGTCGGCGACGCCCACCTGGTCGGGCCCAAGAAGCTCGTCGTGCTCGAGCGTGACAACTTCGACGGTGCGCAGGCCGTGACCAAGCGCGTCTACGACGTCGACCTCAACCGGCGCGAGAACGGCTTCGCGCGCAAGCGGCTCAAGGTGGACCTGCTGCAGATCGCCAACCCCGAGCGGATCGGCACCACGACGTCGCCGGGGGCGTACGGGGTGGGCGCGAACTTCTCCTTCGCCTTCCAGTCGACCGAGACGGTCGTGCCGCTGAGCGGCGGGCGCTACCTCTTCGCCAACGACAACAACTACCCGGGCAACGCCGCGCGCTACCCGGGCCGCCCCGACGACACCGAGATGATCATCGTCGGCTTCCCGAAGGTGCGCACCGACGCCCCGGCGAACCGGCTCATCGGCCACCGCGGCGCCAGCGGCTACCGGCCCGAGCACACCCTCGCCAGCTACGAGCTCGCGATCCGCCAGTGCGCCGACTACATCGAGCCCGACGTCGTCCCCACGAAGGACGGCAAGCTCGTGGCCCGCCACGAGCCGAACATCACCGACACCACCGACGTGAGCACGCACCCCGAGTTCGCGGACCGCAAGACCACCAAGACCATCGACGGCTCCACCCAGACCGGTTGGTTCACCGAGGACTTCACGCTGGCCGAGCTGCGCACGCTCAGGACGAAGGAGCGGCTGCCGCAGCTGCGCACCGACAACACGGCGTTCGACGGTCTCTACCCGATCCCGACCCTGGACGAGGTCTTCGACCTGGCCCTGCACTCGCGCACCTGCGCCGGCAAGCCGGTCGGCGTCGCGCCCGAGACCAAGCACCCGACCTACTTCGCCTCGATCGGCCTCCCGACCGACGCCGCGCTGCTCAAGGAGCTCAAGGCGCACGGCTGGACGAAGAAGTCGGACCCGGTCGTCATCCAGAGCTTCGAGACGACGAACCTCAAGTCCCTGGCCAAGAAGTCCAGGCTCCCCCTGATCCAGCTCGTCGACTGCTCCGGGGCGCCGTACGACCTCAAGGCCGCCGGCGAGGCCACGACGTACGCCGACCTCGTCACGCCGGCCGGGCTGCGCGGCATCAAGCGCTACGCCGACCAGGTGGCGCTGTGCAAGGACCGGATGATCCCGCGCGACGCCGACGGCCGGCTGCTCGCGCCGACCACGGCCATCTCCGACGCCCACCGCGTGGGCCTGCGGGTGACGGGCTGGACCTTCCGGCGCGAGAACCAGTTCCTGCCGCTGCAGTTCCGCAGCAGCACCGTCGCGGCGGAGGTCGGTGACCTCGACGGCGAGATCAACGCCTTCCTCGACGCGGGCATGGACGACTTCTTCACCGACAACCCCGACGTCGGCCAGGAGGCCCGCTCCTAG
- a CDS encoding glycerophosphodiester phosphodiesterase, which yields MNLVIGHRGASGYRPEHTLLAYELAIEQGADVIEPDVVPTADGQLVVRHESAITATTDVADHPEFAGRRTTKSIDGREITGWFTEDFTLAELRTLRAVEPMPALRPQNTPFDGQPICTLDEVLDLARRSRTRDGRPVGVAPETKHPTYFRSLGLGVEEPLLEALAAHGWTRADDPVVIQSFEVGNLRRLATMTDLPLIQLAHVSGAPFDLQSEGDPRTYADLVSPTGLAEIKTYADQLGLHKDLMIPRDADGRLLEPSPVLADAHEAGLRVTGWTFRRENRFLPLQHRRGETPDAPGDLGAEITAFLAAGMDDFFTDNPDVGVATRAAFLG from the coding sequence ATGAACCTCGTCATCGGCCACCGCGGTGCCAGCGGCTACCGTCCCGAGCACACGCTCCTCGCCTACGAGCTGGCGATCGAGCAGGGGGCCGACGTCATCGAGCCCGACGTGGTGCCCACCGCCGACGGGCAGCTCGTGGTGCGCCACGAGAGCGCGATCACGGCGACGACCGACGTCGCCGACCACCCCGAGTTCGCCGGGCGCCGGACGACGAAGTCCATCGACGGCCGCGAGATCACGGGGTGGTTCACCGAGGACTTCACCCTCGCCGAGCTCCGCACGCTGCGGGCCGTGGAGCCGATGCCGGCGCTGCGCCCGCAGAACACGCCGTTCGACGGCCAGCCGATCTGCACGCTCGACGAGGTGCTCGACCTCGCGCGCCGCTCCCGGACCCGCGACGGGCGCCCGGTCGGCGTCGCCCCGGAGACCAAGCACCCGACGTACTTCCGCTCCCTCGGGCTCGGGGTGGAGGAGCCCCTGCTCGAGGCCCTCGCCGCGCACGGCTGGACGCGCGCCGACGACCCCGTCGTCATCCAGAGCTTCGAGGTCGGCAACCTGCGCCGGCTCGCCACGATGACCGACCTGCCGCTGATCCAGCTCGCCCACGTCAGCGGAGCGCCCTTCGACCTCCAGAGCGAGGGCGACCCCCGCACGTACGCCGACCTCGTCAGCCCGACGGGGCTGGCCGAGATCAAGACGTACGCCGACCAGCTCGGCCTGCACAAGGACCTCATGATCCCGCGCGACGCGGACGGGCGGCTCCTCGAGCCGAGCCCGGTGCTGGCGGACGCCCACGAGGCCGGGCTGCGGGTGACGGGGTGGACCTTCCGCCGCGAGAACCGGTTCCTCCCGCTGCAGCACCGCCGCGGCGAGACGCCCGACGCGCCCGGCGACCTCGGTGCGGAGATCACGGCGTTCCTCGCGGCGGGCATGGACGACTTCTTCACCGACAACCCCGACGTCGGCGTCGCCACGCGTGCCGCCTTCCTCGGCTGA
- a CDS encoding glycosyltransferase family 2 protein has translation MTAIAERPLGLWLDERLFSSPGTLDVPLAIEVEARGPRHELAVVVLTQCNRPEELRRALASVRAQRGVDLQLVLVVNGAQAEDAARLVVPRLEQNDHFIVLPENAGIPGGRNIGAAAADAQVVMFLDDDAELLGPDVLAGVVARFAADDGLGAMAIRLVDHEGLTQRRHVPRVGSRSFARSGEVTHFIGAACAVRAEAFHAVEGFEQRFFYAMEESDLSWRLMDAGWSLWYAADLTAFHPRTTPSRHPGHVLLTARNRFWAAWRSLPLLVALAYVSIWTVLAVVRGGAARQVLAGYRQAWAARPHRRPMRWRTVWRMTRLGRPPVL, from the coding sequence ATGACCGCGATCGCCGAGCGCCCCCTGGGGCTCTGGCTGGACGAGCGGCTCTTCTCGTCCCCGGGGACCCTCGACGTGCCGCTCGCCATCGAGGTGGAGGCCCGCGGGCCGCGCCACGAGCTGGCGGTGGTCGTGCTGACCCAGTGCAACCGGCCCGAGGAGCTGCGCCGGGCGCTCGCCTCCGTGCGCGCCCAGCGCGGGGTCGACCTGCAGCTCGTGCTCGTGGTCAACGGCGCGCAGGCCGAGGACGCCGCCCGCCTGGTCGTGCCCCGCCTCGAGCAGAACGACCACTTCATCGTGCTGCCCGAGAACGCGGGCATCCCCGGCGGCCGCAACATCGGCGCCGCCGCAGCGGACGCGCAGGTCGTGATGTTCCTCGACGACGACGCCGAGCTCCTCGGGCCCGACGTGCTCGCCGGTGTCGTGGCGCGGTTCGCCGCCGACGACGGCCTGGGCGCGATGGCGATCCGCCTCGTCGACCACGAGGGCCTCACCCAACGTCGCCACGTCCCGCGGGTCGGGTCGCGCTCCTTCGCCCGCTCCGGCGAGGTGACCCACTTCATCGGCGCCGCGTGCGCCGTGCGCGCCGAGGCGTTCCACGCCGTCGAGGGCTTCGAGCAGCGCTTCTTCTACGCCATGGAGGAGTCGGACCTGTCCTGGCGCCTCATGGACGCCGGCTGGTCGCTCTGGTACGCCGCCGACCTCACCGCCTTCCACCCGCGCACCACGCCGTCGCGCCACCCGGGCCACGTGCTCCTCACCGCGCGCAACCGCTTCTGGGCCGCCTGGCGCTCGCTCCCGCTGCTGGTCGCGCTCGCGTACGTCTCCATCTGGACGGTGCTCGCGGTCGTCCGCGGCGGTGCCGCCCGTCAGGTGCTCGCCGGCTACCGCCAGGCCTGGGCGGCGCGGCCGCACCGGCGCCCGATGCGCTGGCGCACGGTGTGGCGCATGACCCGCCTGGGTCGCCCGCCCGTCCTCTGA
- a CDS encoding metallophosphoesterase, whose protein sequence is MSLLEQGGQPVTIDEYTEWNARELARQSVSRRSVLKAVMAGAGGYAAAQFGLANAAFAAGGGTAGTSGTVISGRHLSFVEGRHGRPDNAMAITAQLVSRTGSLPSGLRCFVDVGTEPGRYGQRYEAEIVHLVGQYAIPGGPVGSQFYAKAVLDHLRADQVHHYRLRLSDGATSGTAYFTTAPKPARGRRNHASEVPDEFTFTAFADVGTNNAPTDPKYAWGQDPKVVTDAGGTWPNGVFDNNYYAAGDPVAGTSGRDPHPAATQTNLMASQRPVFTLLAGDICYADPGGSGLPADDSHTPLGTSAPGTNPYNPYVWDVFLNQIESQAAFTPWMFATGNHDMEPLYGNTRQLGDSPTHGYGGHLDRLDLPTNGPKGCPSVYQFVYGNVAVISVDANELSNEIQTNRGYSEGAQLAWLERTLKRWRTDPDEAHGIDFVVAFFHHCAYSTTNNHASDGGLRDALDPLFTRYQVDLVVQGHNHLLERTDPIRYGRRTRSAPDGSVLHPPTDGVTYICVGSGGRPRYPFRPAPGPDAPAPEGVTPTGAQLLPEGQRYRGYSPAGGANTTENNTENVVNSYYWSAEGSAKNASGYLQGTKVPEVVEWSQVRYDAYAFLAIDVKPARQGHQTTFTVRTLADALPGTNEAYSEIDRITLRRRAGEARITRVDRGPAPDPTP, encoded by the coding sequence GTGAGCCTCCTGGAGCAGGGCGGACAGCCCGTCACCATCGACGAGTACACCGAGTGGAACGCACGCGAGCTGGCCCGGCAGTCGGTCAGCCGCCGCAGCGTCCTGAAGGCCGTGATGGCCGGGGCCGGCGGGTACGCCGCCGCCCAGTTCGGCCTGGCGAACGCGGCGTTCGCCGCGGGCGGAGGGACGGCCGGGACGTCCGGGACGGTGATCTCGGGGCGCCACCTCTCGTTCGTCGAGGGCCGGCACGGCCGGCCGGACAACGCCATGGCGATCACCGCCCAGCTGGTCAGCCGGACCGGCTCGCTGCCGTCGGGGCTGCGCTGCTTCGTCGACGTGGGCACGGAGCCCGGACGCTACGGCCAGCGCTACGAGGCCGAGATCGTCCACCTCGTCGGCCAGTACGCGATCCCCGGCGGCCCGGTCGGCAGCCAGTTCTACGCCAAGGCCGTGCTCGACCACCTGCGGGCCGACCAGGTCCACCACTACCGCCTGCGGCTGTCGGACGGCGCGACGAGCGGGACGGCGTACTTCACCACGGCTCCCAAGCCGGCGCGCGGCCGACGGAACCACGCCAGCGAGGTGCCCGACGAGTTCACCTTCACCGCCTTCGCCGACGTCGGCACCAACAACGCCCCGACCGACCCGAAGTACGCCTGGGGGCAGGACCCGAAGGTCGTCACCGACGCGGGCGGCACCTGGCCGAACGGCGTCTTCGACAACAACTACTACGCCGCGGGCGACCCCGTCGCCGGGACGAGCGGGCGCGACCCGCACCCGGCCGCGACGCAGACGAACCTGATGGCCTCGCAGCGGCCGGTGTTCACGCTGCTCGCCGGGGACATCTGCTACGCCGACCCGGGCGGCAGCGGCCTGCCGGCCGACGACTCCCACACCCCCCTTGGGACGTCCGCGCCCGGCACGAACCCCTACAACCCGTACGTGTGGGACGTCTTCCTCAACCAGATCGAGAGCCAGGCCGCCTTCACCCCCTGGATGTTCGCTACCGGCAACCACGACATGGAGCCGCTCTACGGCAACACGCGCCAGCTCGGGGACAGCCCCACCCACGGCTACGGCGGCCACCTCGACCGCCTCGACCTGCCGACCAACGGGCCGAAGGGCTGCCCGTCGGTCTACCAGTTCGTCTACGGCAACGTGGCGGTGATCTCGGTCGACGCGAACGAGCTGAGCAACGAGATCCAGACGAACCGGGGCTACTCCGAGGGCGCCCAGCTGGCCTGGCTCGAGCGGACGCTGAAGCGCTGGCGCACCGACCCCGACGAGGCCCACGGCATCGACTTCGTCGTCGCGTTCTTCCACCACTGCGCCTACTCGACGACGAACAACCACGCCTCCGACGGCGGGCTGCGCGACGCGCTGGACCCGCTCTTCACCCGCTACCAGGTCGACCTCGTCGTGCAGGGGCACAACCACCTGCTCGAGCGCACCGACCCGATCCGCTACGGCAGGCGGACCCGCAGCGCACCCGACGGCTCGGTCCTGCACCCGCCGACCGACGGCGTCACCTACATCTGCGTCGGCAGCGGCGGCCGACCGCGCTACCCGTTCCGTCCGGCCCCGGGTCCGGACGCACCGGCCCCCGAGGGCGTCACCCCGACCGGTGCGCAGCTGCTGCCCGAGGGGCAGCGCTACCGCGGCTACTCCCCGGCCGGTGGTGCCAACACCACCGAGAACAACACCGAGAACGTGGTCAACAGCTACTACTGGTCGGCCGAGGGCTCGGCCAAGAACGCGTCGGGCTACCTGCAGGGCACCAAGGTGCCGGAGGTCGTCGAGTGGTCGCAGGTGCGCTACGACGCGTACGCCTTCCTCGCGATCGACGTGAAGCCGGCGCGGCAGGGCCACCAGACGACGTTCACGGTCCGCACCCTCGCCGACGCGCTGCCCGGGACCAACGAGGCCTACAGCGAGATCGACCGGATCACGCTGCGGCGCCGGGCGGGCGAGGCCCGGATCACCCGGGTCGACCGCGGGCCCGCGCCCGACCCGACGCCATAG